actctacagcctagggtctgcgagcataggactagtctactagaccacagggagaaggtggcggcatcatgtaACCACTTTGGGTGTAGCCtaaggagggctagcctcctatgccggcagttcagccggcaggggaatgcaattcaccccgccgaccgactgccggcataagactaaatactctgaggttctgatcaaatcccaaaacttgctgtctgctgttaagggatgagacagaaaactctaggcttgtcatgcctgaattcaaaattcaaggctactctcagagggaagagagattacttTTAAATCGAGACGAGTAACGGCTATaacaattccaggagatatcaatctccattgaatgataaccaatacacgagggtaaccggggaaatttcGAAAGTATGTGTGTCTAGGCTAGGTTatctaggcaaggcgagatctcggttacctaaaatcaccgaaactctgacatatacgatcaacacggaaaagggaaaattatgcatataaatatctttgcaagtataaaatgcctaagtAGCTTTCATTTGCCTAAGTAGCTTTCataataattaatgctatttaaaccgggaatgtcgttctactaactaaataacacatgcccaatgaatgACAGCTCCCATGGCAACACCGGTAATCGGCGTAGATCCAATCACAAtaaatacactaatttcattgtgaggcaggaactaatatactgtacatattgtaaAGAACGAATACTCTAACTTTCTAGATGGATGAAAGAAGCTGTACAAAGCATAAAGATCcttagaaatcgatcgaaaatgtcagatcaacagggaacactacCGTAGCGGGGCGCTACAAATTatggaatgaccgccagagggaattggcacggttgtgatacgatagtagtgtGGGAACTAAGGTAACCTctgatgcggctacccttctaattctgccacgtatccccctcgaagcgtaaaggctattcggggtgcagattgccatgtgtcgtgtcaagaatacgtcccctgattatactgggaatatcactgtagtcatatatacccttgggaagctactaaaggaatcttccatcaggacgtcatggcttgagcccaaatatatatatatatatatatatatatatatatatatatatatatatatatatatatatatatatatatatatatatatatatatatatatatatatatatatatatatatatatatacacatatatatatatatatatatatatatatatatatatatatatatatatatatatatatatatatatatatatctatactgttttataatatatatatatatatatatatatatatatatatatatatatatatatatatatatatatatatatatatacacacacacacacacacacacacacacacacatgcgtgtatgTACAGATATGTTTGGTTGTTCgtgtatgtatctataaattatataaatatgtatctctaCTTGTATCCACCATATATAAGCAAAGAGAAATGGAcccataaataaagaaaatatatacaagcataatacatcACTACTTACACTTGTTTACTTATTTCTCGCAGGATGAAAATTACAAAACCAGTTGACGGGAAATGGGGAGGGCAAATATCGAATGGCTCAGTCGATGGAATGATCGGAGAAGTATTCCGAAGAGATGCTCACATCGCAATATGTTCCATGGGCATTACCGGTGAGAGTTGTAATTTAAACGTAATGGGGAGTCAATGCTTATGGCCTGTTTGTTAATAGTTACTAGCAAAATTATATGTATCTGTCTTCACATTTTTGTATGCTTTAGTGCAAGTGCTTGTGTCTTGCTAGAGTCAAGGCGTTCTTAAATGAACGAACGAACGTCCGGCCATTGCTCTttatgcttttgggacacagcttctatCTCTCTGATTGTTACAAAACATTACTACTGATTATCACTTCTCTGAGAATTCGTATTTATTTCCTGTCTTaattaaataaatcagaaaaactTTAAGTTCTTTGATATGCCCAATTACTTTTATAtccttctgaattttttttatagatttgctATAAGGTCATCTACACTGTTTTTTACCCCTAGAATCACGGGAAAGACTCATTGATTTCACCGTCCCCTACATCATGGATGGTGTGACACTTTTGTCTCGGGCCCCCAAGGAAAAAAACAGAGCTTTAGCTGTATTCTCTTCTTTTACTACAGAGGTAAGAACCATAATTAACGTAAGATAAAGGGTCACAAATTTAAACATTAGCCTCCCGGCTAGTACATggcatggaagcagatcgatcccagccccggaccacgagtttaagctgtttactgcggaggctactgctgtggttgagcactcCAGCGTGGGGTTGGGATTGccaggctgatgttctggtgatcatctattttgATGAAGATGGAAATTAAACCAGATACATTTACTTTTGAGTTAAGCTTAAAAGCACAAATTTAAACAATAAGCGTAAGATAAGAACCACAGATTTAAGCAGTTAACATAAGATAAGAACCACACATTTAAACATTAACTTAAGCTTAGAACCACAGAATTAAGCATTAAGCATAAGAACCAATATCTAAGCAGGGAATATAAGATAAAAAACACAGATTTCAGCATTAACTTAAGGTAACAACATCAAATTTAAGCAGTACTGTAAGTGTAAGATAATAACCGTATAATTAAGCAGTTGATGTAAAATAAGAACCACAGACTTGAGCAATAAGCTTAAGATAGGAACCACAAATTCAAGAATTAACTCAAGCTTAGAACCACAGATTTAAGCAGCAAGTGTAAGATAAGAAACCACATAATTGAGCAGTTATCAGGAAAAAGGAACCACATATTTAAATAGTTAATGAAAGATATGAACCACTTATTTCAGCAATTAACTAGTGTAAAACCTCAGATTTAAACAGTTGATATAAGCTAAGAACTGCACATTTGAAAAGTAAAACATTAGTCAGAAACCAAAGTAAAGACTTCGGCATAAGGTAAATCCATAAAGTAGAGTGTAGCTTAGAAAACCTGATATTTGATATCATATTCTTGAATGCTATTTATAAGATTGTAAAGAAAAGGGAATGGTGAATGAATAATGTAACTTTGAACACCCTTAGTAGCTCTGATCCTTCTGTGGAACGATAAAGTAatgatatcattatttatttatacattttcatacattaataacaaatattttgagTGATAAACCTTGTGATGGCAGCAAACATTTCTAATATCTCTGAACAGGTATGGATGTCCATTGTCATCATCACAATTATCGTCGGAGTAACATTAACTATTCAAGCGTGGATTACCAATAAGTATGCTCCTTGGAAATCAGAGAGATTCACTCTGGGAAACGTGTTATTCAGTGTCACCCGATCTATACTGAAACAAGATGCCCTCCTCTCTGCAAAGGGAAATGCAAATGTTACTCTTACCCTGTGGTATATCTTTGGTCTCATTCTCTCAGGTGAGAAGGAAAAGTTTTCTAATCTGTAGAATAAGAATAAGaaaccaaaattatatataaaatcccaCATCTTGAAGTGCAAATATATGTGAAAAAGAATTGCTCTGTACAATTTCAACCTGTTAATAGCAATTGCCTCTTTCAGAAAAATGTCAGAAATTCGCCATCCTACTTGATTCGCTATGTGGATATTATTGTTATCTGCTATATACTGAATCGTGTTTTCCATGCTCTTTTAATTCCACACAATCATAGGGTCCATCTTATTTCTAAAATTTCATGATACCCTTTCCTTTACTCATCCTGCCTTCTATGCACATAGATCATAAATGTGACTGTTAGTCGTTGGCCAAATCAGAATTCAACCTAAGAAATCTTGTCATCACTTTATTTTCATCTGTTAAATACAAATGACATACGCAAAGTAACCAGTATTGATTATAACTAGTAGACGTAAGGACTTGAACTCCTAAATCTGTCAAATGTGATCCAGGTGTTTTTTTGCACTCTTTAACATCTGCAAAGTTAAGTTTCCCGGGGAGATTGTAAACTAACAGCTTTATCCCATTCTATCAGTACTGTATTCGGGGATGATGACAGCGACTCTAGCAAAACCATCTTTTGAGAAGCCTATAGACTCCTTGCATGATCTCCCAGAGGCTGTGGCGAAGGGTTATACACTTGTCGTTGTGGAAGGCAGTCTGTTAGAGTATATCTTTAAGGTTAGAGCCTCATCTCTGAGTTTTGCCAAATGTTGCCTCGTGAAAAAAGTGCCACAGCAAATTGCGACCTGCTTCATTCTGACAAGTAACTAATGGCAATTCAATGTACCTGACCTTTCTGCCTAATGTAAGACCTATTTCATTCCGCCAAGAAGTTAATAACAGTTCACAATAATTGACCTTtcgttaaaaacaaatatttttgttttatattcttgtgTTTAATCTAAAACAGATTTCTTAAATATGAAACGATTTTCTTTTACAGTATTTGAATTCCTTTGTAAACTAGTTATTATCCCTCTTTCACAGTATGCTAAAGGAGGAATCTATGCCGAGACCTGGAAGCTGTTCAACCATGAAGACAGATCGAAGAGTTTCGTACCAACAGCGGAGGACAAGATCGATAAGGTGCGAACTTGCATATAAATACTGTTGTTGTTAAGAgatcaaactaaaaaaaatgagattagagACCCAACTAAAAAATGAGATACTACATAAGTTTTCTGGAAAGATCTTCAGAAAAaacacattaataaaaataataaatcaataattatGGATAAGTTTTCTATGGTTAAGTAaactccccaccccccaaaaataaaTTGCAACTTTTAATCATTTTTCTAacccaagaaagaaaaaaatttattttctcagTAGAAAGAGAAATTAATAAGAAAGTCAGTAATAATGACAAGAAAATTGTAAACTGTTTTTACTTTGAGCAAGGGACTGTGTCAAGCATAGTTGTTGATCCCATGATTTTGTGAGTTTATGTTTTCCCGTATGTGAATGTGCATTTGCAATCTTACATCAAAATGAAGAGACATGCAATCAACAATAGAGAGGGGAATGGGGAACGAGATAGAGATGGTAACCAGTTTAAAGGAttaagatttaaaggcctctcatgaatggctgaggcaagggactgtaacaatgccctagactcctagtgACTGCCCATATACATGTGATCATTGCCCTAacccctttccactcaagctaggattaggaagagccagacaatggctactgatgacgcaGCAGGTAGATGATTGTTTCCTCGTAGTGTTCATGACGTTGCATTGACTAAGGTGTCCACAGACGGTCAAAGTTTTTGAGTAATAGATATTGCACAAAAGAATTGACCTTCTATTGTGCATACCAGAGGCTCCACATTTTACAATATTGACGCAGATAATATTGACGTCAAAAGTATTGAGGAAATATCTTAATCACATACTCATAGAGGTTGGTTAATATTGTATAAATGGTAAGACCAGGTTTGATTACAGCGCCCAATGTCAAAACATTGTCTTAATATGAGAGGACTATACACTGCACCAGATACACAAAATTGTTTTCCCTTTTTGTGTTGCAAAACTACATAGTATGCTCGTTGAGGTAATGGCCACACTGGAACGAACATCATCTGATTCAGGTTTGCCACCAATTTAggctactttattggaatttaagatgacttttatttttcctaaggCCATTGCTTTTACTACTCCATTTAATGAAAAGTTTATTTGGAAGCTTTAGACATTTCAAAAGATGGAAGTACTATACTTAATAAGTAATTCAAGCGTTGCTCCTGAGCTTATCTGTGAATCCAATAATGGGTACCGTTTACAAATATCCTCTTGCatgtgaaaaagaaaaatcatcttGCCAGATAGTTAGGTGGATTTTCAATAAATACATTCAATTTTACCTGGCTGGTTCACGTCGAAAAAATGTCATCATATGCGTATACCAATAATAAACCCTCCTCCTTCTGCAGATTTTGACAGAGAAACTAACGTTCATCAGGTCGGAGCTGAGGGCGAAGATTCTCTCGGAGGAAGTCGGTCCTCACCTAGTGCACATTTCAAGAGAAGTCTTCTACCTTAGGCCGATAGGAATTGCTTGTTTTGCGGGTGCACCCTTCGTCAAGAATTTCAACAAAGTGTAAGATTTTCTTAGGCAAAAGTTCCTTTTAGgacaatttaatattaatttttgattATGGTGTTAAAAATAGATATACATCattaaatggaaaatattctaTTCTTATCAATTCTGTagaagaaaaatataacttttcctCTTGGCCTTAATGATAGGAGAAAATAGCCTTTTGAACAGAGCAAAGAAGCATAGGAAAATGATTTTACGTTAATTTGGTTTTTGTTGGTACATTTGCACACAGTACTTGGAGAGATATTTTGATTTGCTTTCTAATAAGATGTAAACAGTAGAAAGATTTGGAGGAATTTCTGACAAGAATTCTACAACGGAAACTTGGGAAGTAATCGTGAAGATGTTGTTTTTCTTAATTGAAATAAAACTTAAATGATTTTTTATTAGCATTTGACCATTGGACTTCAATTCATCTGTCACCAATGAAACCAGACATGTAGAATGCTCAAGCTCCTCCCTCTTTTTTGCAATTGTGTACTTTGCAGAATTCAAGGACTTACTTTCTggataaattacttttaaaataatgattattattgataaCCTTATACCTCAGGTGACGGCCAATAGTTATCAAATCACACAGTACCTAATTTCAATAATTCTCAAAACTTTATCTTCTTAACTTTGATACATTGTATGATCCTCAGACTCACACGCATGGGAGAAGGCGGTCTCGTAGATAAGTGGCTAAACGACGAGTTCCTGAAGATAAACTCTAACATTACGGTGGAGGAGGAAACAAGACACCGGGCATTCACCGTCATGCAGTTACAGGTTGGTAATGTAATGTAATGAAtctatttataatttcaattaatgcatatattatttatattcttgAAAGCGTTGGTTAATGAAGTACAAACTCCCAAATGATTTGAGAAGCATTTATGTCACACATTAAGCCTATTCCTCTTGAAAAACAAAGGATAAAAATGATAAGTTTTCTGATTTTTCTTAACCAATTATCCAGTTTCTCTCTTTCATTTGCAGGCAGCATTTTATCTGGTCTTCTTAGGATATACTCTCAGTGGAATAGCATTAGCATTTGAATATTTCATCAAAAAGTTTGCCCCAACCATTTCGTTCTAAGCAAGATACAATACATGAGACTAAAAACATGCATCCAACACCAAGAATAAAATGGTAAAatcagaatataaataaaatatatatcattaccCTTTGCATATGGTTGTGTATCATCTTAATCGATTGTATAAGCATTATTAACTGGGATATTTATCCTGGTTCCAGGCTCCTAGCTGCTCACTCCACAAAATAAATTTGCAAGAGTCCAAGTTATTACACAGTACTGTAAATGAGCTTTTTTCTATGGCTATGAACAACTCTATAAAGGCGATTTTATGCGAAATCTTTTAAAATCAAGTTAATAAGAAAgacattattaccattatcattaaaaGCTACGTTGCAATcatatttggaaaagaaaaatacgGCAAAACtaaaagccccaacagggaaagtaaaccAATACGGAACGAAAATTGGAGAataagctataaaagaaaaataacaaataattatattAACATGAGCATGAATACGGTAAGGAGAAGACAGTAGTGAAGAACAAAGATGAAGTTATAGAATAAGTAAAAGGCAACCTCTTGGTAAACCACCTGACAATGTTGACCCTTTTATCGCATATTCTTAACAGTgtttgaagaaaggaaaagaaaaatgaggaAGAAGAAATTAACAGAAAAGTGTGCTTAACTGTACACTCACAAACTCTACCCCATGAGAATGGAGGAGTAGCCTAATCCAGTAACCGAGATTGGAATAGTTTAGGACTTATTGATAATAGTCAGACTTCATTTGAAATCTCGGAGTTCTAATAGTCGCATCATACCTTTTGTCTTGAAATCATAACAAGTCTTGACAACAAGGAAAAGTTAGTCCTACATGAAGTTTTACTCAGCCTTAGCCCATCCTTAAGCCAGCCAGGacttatggagaaaaaaaaagcactggatgcttggttatatacACCAGAAAATTTCAGTGATACTCCTGTATTGAAGCCTGAAGTGGTTCGAGATTGTATGGTcttccaactgtgggagaacatttccactgaaatgtgtaaaaccctATTTTGACTCCTGAATTGGTTCACTCTCCTGTGCAAGAATTCCCAGCACTAAATTTCGTAGAAAcctctttccgagaggaaggtgtcATTCATCCTCCGAGTTCATAAATCTGAGGTTTCCAGCATTCCGTTACTGGAACAACTTTCTGCTGGCTCCAAAAATTCCAGCACAGACTTATCTAGATCTGCTAGTATAGGAAGGCCCTGGTTTCTGACTCGGCAGTGTTTACTTATCCCAATTATGACTTCTCTGGCCTTTTACCACCAGATTTTGACATTCGACTGTTGCTTGAGAATTCCAGCACAAGTGGATCTAGTCTCCTTGGACTAGGTCCAAAGGTCCAGTTCTTGACCTATCTCTAGTTCAACCTCAAGTCATAGAGTGGAGGTCTCATCTCGCTAATCAGACTGAAACTGCGGAAAGAGAATTATCTTCCACTCCTGAATTACTTCTGTATTTTAACCGTTTCAGGCATGCATATGGAAGGCTGAAACCCAGGTCAGAACTCGAAGTGTAAGTGGCACAGTTGGGTTTAACCTCATGATATGAATGTGACAGCTATGTTTGGGTATTCTTGACCAGAACTATTCCCCAAGTCATTGCTTGATTTTGCATTATTTTTCTTGTCTTCTAAGAGTCTACGAATTCTATCTCTGGTCTGCATCAGAGAATGTCATTAAGCCACAAATACCAGCTTTAATGCGAGGTTAGTGAATGGTTAAAGGCACCCCGTTTATACTTGGAGAACTTTCGGCTTATCCTATCTCCAGTGCTGCGAGAGATTAATATTGCTCGCCAGCTGATTGTTCAATCCCGACGTGtctcccgagacagaattttgggACTGAAGAACTATAAATCTTCCATTGAATTAAGTACTGTAAAGaagttttttatagattaatttttcCCACATTGGGATAGTTGAAAGCTTTGGAAATGTTTTTGTCGTCTTATGTAATGTAAAACTATACTAAATTAAGTCAATGCTTTTTATAGTAAATATCTACTGTAATATGTACATAGAAGAGAGATTAATGAGTAAGGAATGTATTTTTTTCTACAAACACTTAAATTTGTTACCAAAAATAATTGAATGCGTAGAGACAAAGACTAGTTGTACTTGTATATACTGGGAAAGATTCCATCCACTTTTTTTATAGGTACAATGAATGTATTTGAATTTAATTTCCTGTATGAGTTTGTTTACTGTGTGTCTGTAGAACTTATTTAAagatttagaatatattttatccaTGTTGATGGAAAATTATTTGAAGACTAGaaaacttacttttactttgatggctgcttttccggtcccatacagcaggggaaccccactctctacaggaccttcactgtcgttttacctcgttcgttcagagtatttagcgtttcatatcgcgtattgttcatttactgttaaatcgtcactgtcaaaggactcatgaaataagtcttcagttttctcttgaaagccttaatgtcttcaatcatttgaatgtttcgtgggagcttattatatagtctcggtgccgcatatttaaggctctggagcctaaagtaggcataaatctaggttccaacagtttgaagccatc
The genomic region above belongs to Palaemon carinicauda isolate YSFRI2023 chromosome 45, ASM3689809v2, whole genome shotgun sequence and contains:
- the LOC137634729 gene encoding ionotropic receptor 25a-like; this encodes MDGVTLLSRAPKEKNRALAVFSSFTTEVWMSIVIITIIVGVTLTIQAWITNKYAPWKSERFTLGNVLFSVTRSILKQDALLSAKGNANVTLTLWYIFGLILSVLYSGMMTATLAKPSFEKPIDSLHDLPEAVAKGYTLVVVEGSLLEYIFKVRASSLSFAKCCLVKKVPQQIATCFILTIFEFLCKLVIIPLSQYAKGGIYAETWKLFNHEDRSKSFVPTAEDKIDKILTEKLTFIRSELRAKILSEEVGPHLVHISREVFYLRPIGIACFAGAPFVKNFNKVLTRMGEGGLVDKWLNDEFLKINSNITVEEETRHRAFTVMQLQAAFYLVFLGYTLSGIALAFEYFIKKFAPTISF